The region atagtatcttgatcactggtcgcagcttgtacagtttgtcataacctgggtgtcctttttctggatgcaatgtgttatcattcagatgaatgttcctcagtaaccatccaaaccgatttactgccatcagagatgcaatataacgatcatgaagttctggggcactagaccagtagtctctgtatgctggcatacgctttatacccatcaaaatgttgattcccaggaaagttcgtatttcattgtcagttgttGGAGTGAAAGACTTGCCAGATTGCGTCGCATATAAATTTGTTTGGAAAACGATTAGCTGAACTagctcttttggaaatattttttcgaatatatcgataggttctggatcatcaatgtccctaataaaagcacttggtcctgattcactgtcgaactgcattcctgaggtagcattgaattgttgtccccaagttggcgctgtgtcagcagcgcgttttggcggagtggactcactttcttcctcgctctctgaaacttcgcct is a window of Schistocerca americana isolate TAMUIC-IGC-003095 unplaced genomic scaffold, iqSchAmer2.1 HiC_scaffold_1689, whole genome shotgun sequence DNA encoding:
- the LOC124571356 gene encoding piggyBac transposable element-derived protein 4-like, whose translation is MSRRGLRDEEIERLLCEIPSDEDSTVDTTDDESDYEASIVAEAIVSSEGEVSESEEESESTPPKRAADTAPTWGQQFNATSGMQFDSESGPSAFIRDIDDPEPIDIFEKIFPKELVQLIVFQTNLYATQSGKSFTPTTDNEIRTFLGINILMGIKRMPAYRDYWSSAPELHDRYIASLMAVNRFGWLLRNIHLNDNTLHPEKGHPGYDKLYKLRPVIKILSESFSKCYQPSKHLAIDESMIKFKGRNSMKQYMRDKPIKRGYKVWMLCDKTSYNLKFDIYTGK